The proteins below are encoded in one region of Microbispora sp. NBC_01189:
- a CDS encoding class F sortase, whose amino-acid sequence MTTPPPGQYPPGQPYGMPPGAGGQGYPQPVYGQPVFQPVMLPPQMQPAQQQPQPRQEPPPGGAALTARRVLITAAIVGLVTVLVGVVIMVNHPDEYAPSSRTSLKMVVPPNGLAQSVGPGGVGQPLTQAVANAPAPLPKIPAAPALQPSTPKRLIIRKIGVNAPIASVGLDRAGAIQTPPINNHNLVGWYRGGPTVGEAGPAVMLGHKDTVSRSAVFSRLHELAYGDTIEVTRMDGTIAVFTVGGIEQADKQTFPTSRVYGQAADAELRLITCGGSYNHTTGHYTDNVIVYALMTGTRLAKPKS is encoded by the coding sequence ATGACGACCCCGCCACCTGGACAGTACCCGCCGGGCCAGCCGTACGGCATGCCTCCCGGGGCGGGCGGGCAGGGGTACCCGCAGCCGGTCTACGGCCAGCCCGTCTTCCAGCCGGTCATGCTGCCTCCTCAGATGCAGCCGGCGCAGCAGCAGCCACAGCCGCGGCAGGAGCCGCCTCCGGGCGGCGCCGCGCTCACGGCCCGCCGCGTGCTGATCACGGCGGCCATCGTGGGGCTGGTCACCGTGCTCGTGGGTGTGGTGATCATGGTGAACCACCCGGACGAGTACGCTCCGTCGAGCCGTACGTCGCTGAAGATGGTGGTTCCGCCGAACGGGCTGGCTCAGTCGGTGGGTCCGGGCGGAGTGGGGCAGCCCCTCACGCAGGCGGTCGCCAATGCCCCGGCGCCGTTGCCGAAGATCCCGGCCGCCCCGGCCCTGCAGCCGTCCACGCCCAAGCGCCTGATCATCCGCAAGATCGGGGTGAATGCGCCGATCGCCTCGGTCGGTCTCGACCGCGCCGGCGCGATCCAGACCCCGCCGATCAACAACCACAACCTCGTCGGCTGGTACCGGGGCGGCCCGACGGTGGGAGAGGCCGGTCCGGCCGTCATGCTCGGCCACAAGGACACCGTCTCGCGCAGCGCCGTCTTCAGCCGCCTGCACGAGCTCGCGTACGGCGACACGATCGAGGTCACCCGCATGGACGGGACGATCGCGGTCTTCACCGTGGGCGGCATCGAGCAGGCCGACAAGCAGACGTTCCCCACCAGCCGGGTGTACGGCCAGGCCGCGGACGCCGAGCTCAGGCTGATCACCTGCGGCGGCTCCTACAACCACACGACCGGTCACTACACCGACAACGTCATCGTCTACGCCCTGATGACCGGCACCCGCCTGGCGAAACCGAAGTCCTGA
- a CDS encoding acetyl-CoA C-acetyltransferase, translating into MAEAYIVGAVRTPVGRKKGGLSTVHPVDLAAHTLSALVERTGVDPGAVDDVIMGCVMQFGPQSMDIARNAWLSAGLPETVAGVTIDRQCGSSQQAVHFAAQGVLSGTQDLVVAAGVESMSIVPMGSSITAALEKGMPFPFGDKWVERYGTQEISQFRGAELMCEKWGFTREDLEVYAYESHQRAAKAIAGGLFREQITPVGGVTDDEGPRPDTTLEKMAGLKTLREGGRITAATSSQISDGSGALLIASERAVREHGLVPRARIVTLALAGDDPVYMLTAPIPATRKALDRTGLSIRDMDVIEINEAFAPVPLAWLREIDADPARTNPNGGAIALGHPLGGTGAILMTKLLHELERTGGRYGLQTMCEGGGQANVTIIERL; encoded by the coding sequence GTGGCAGAGGCGTACATCGTCGGGGCGGTCCGCACTCCGGTCGGCAGGAAGAAGGGCGGGCTCTCCACCGTCCATCCGGTCGACCTGGCCGCGCACACGCTCTCCGCGCTGGTCGAGCGCACCGGGGTCGACCCCGGTGCCGTGGACGACGTGATCATGGGTTGCGTGATGCAGTTCGGCCCGCAGTCCATGGACATCGCGCGCAACGCCTGGCTGAGCGCGGGCCTCCCGGAGACCGTGGCCGGCGTCACGATCGACCGGCAGTGCGGGTCGTCGCAGCAGGCCGTCCACTTCGCCGCGCAGGGGGTGCTGTCGGGCACCCAGGACCTGGTCGTGGCGGCCGGTGTGGAGTCGATGTCGATCGTCCCGATGGGGTCGAGCATCACAGCCGCCCTGGAGAAGGGCATGCCGTTCCCGTTCGGTGACAAGTGGGTCGAGCGGTACGGCACGCAGGAGATCTCCCAGTTCCGCGGGGCCGAGCTGATGTGCGAGAAGTGGGGCTTCACGCGGGAGGACCTTGAGGTCTACGCCTACGAGAGCCACCAGCGGGCGGCCAAGGCGATCGCGGGCGGTCTCTTCAGGGAGCAGATCACCCCGGTCGGCGGCGTGACCGACGACGAGGGACCCCGGCCCGACACGACGCTGGAGAAGATGGCCGGGCTCAAGACGCTGCGCGAGGGCGGCCGGATCACCGCGGCCACCTCCTCGCAGATCTCCGACGGGTCCGGCGCGCTGCTGATCGCGTCCGAGCGGGCGGTGCGCGAGCACGGACTCGTCCCGCGCGCCCGGATCGTCACGCTGGCGCTGGCCGGAGACGACCCCGTCTACATGCTGACGGCCCCGATCCCGGCCACCCGCAAGGCACTGGACAGGACCGGGCTCTCGATCCGCGACATGGACGTCATCGAGATCAACGAGGCCTTCGCCCCGGTGCCCCTGGCCTGGCTCAGGGAGATCGACGCCGACCCGGCCAGGACCAACCCCAACGGCGGCGCGATCGCCCTGGGGCACCCACTCGGCGGCACCGGCGCGATCCTCATGACCAAGCTCCTGCACGAACTGGAGCGCACCGGCGGCCGGTACGGCCTGCAGACCATGTGCGAGGGCGGCGGCCAGGCCAACGTCACCATCATCGAGCGGCTCTGA
- a CDS encoding Uma2 family endonuclease gives MPRDARYELVNGWIVMSPWPSIRHDHAVRNLRRQLEGAITRSGADLYVNGPVDVFTSTGIRVPDVAVVDGGAARRAVERDERAYQGVDLLLVIEVVSRESGSERTDRYEKPGEYAKAGIGQYWVVDLLPKPNITVWALVPGHGAYRRVERVFAGDLLEIRTPVELTIDPAVLVSV, from the coding sequence ATGCCCAGGGATGCTCGGTACGAGCTCGTCAACGGATGGATCGTCATGTCCCCCTGGCCCAGCATTCGTCACGATCACGCGGTCCGGAACCTGCGGAGGCAGCTGGAAGGCGCGATCACACGGTCTGGTGCCGATCTGTACGTGAACGGTCCTGTCGACGTGTTCACGTCCACCGGGATACGGGTGCCCGATGTCGCGGTCGTCGACGGTGGGGCGGCCCGGCGGGCGGTCGAACGGGACGAGCGGGCCTACCAGGGAGTGGACCTTCTTCTGGTGATCGAGGTCGTCTCGCGGGAGAGCGGCAGCGAGCGCACCGACAGGTACGAGAAGCCTGGTGAGTACGCCAAGGCGGGGATCGGTCAGTACTGGGTGGTGGACCTGCTGCCCAAGCCCAACATCACGGTCTGGGCGTTGGTCCCCGGTCATGGCGCCTATCGGCGGGTCGAGCGGGTCTTCGCCGGGGATCTGCTGGAGATCCGCACACCGGTGGAGCTCACCATCGATCCCGCGGTGCTCGTCTCGGTCTGA
- a CDS encoding acyl-CoA dehydrogenase family protein, translating into MTTDYARAREVAEQARETEWTRPSFGRQLFLGDFRLDLVHPAPRLSEEQVKKGDHFLRVLRTFLQEKVDPALIERTAVIPDEVIKGLAAIGAFGMTIEEEYGGLGLSHLYYCRALALVTSCSPALSALLSAHQSIGVPQPVRLFGTEEQKQRFLPRCARGEISAFLLTEPDVGSDPARLSTTAVRDGDDYVINGVKLWTTNGVVADLLVVMARTGAKISAFVVEADAPGITVEHRNAFMGLRGIENGVTRFHQVRVPAENLVGREGQGLKIALTTLNTGRLSLPATCVGAAKWATKIAREWGRARVQWGRPVGEHEAVARKVAFISATAYAMESVVDLVGRLADDEHNDIRIEAALAKLYGSEMGWQVMDELVQMRGGRGYETAESLHARGERGVPVEQMLRDLRINRIFEGSTEIMHLLIAREAVDTHLSVAGELIDPKADLRAKGRAATRAGAFYAKWLPGLVTGPGQMPTSYAEFGPLARHLRYVERTSRKLARSTFYGMSRWQGRLEHRQGFLARIVDIGAELLAITAVCVRAQEDSAEFGLKPYELADTFCHQARARAEALFDRLWENTDAEDVRLARRVLDGRYTFMEEGIVDPSLEGPWIASQRTGPATFDDVHRRIG; encoded by the coding sequence ATGACGACCGATTACGCCAGGGCCAGGGAGGTGGCCGAGCAGGCGCGCGAGACGGAGTGGACCCGCCCGAGCTTCGGCAGGCAGCTCTTTCTCGGGGACTTCCGGCTGGACCTGGTGCACCCCGCGCCCCGCCTGAGCGAGGAGCAGGTCAAGAAGGGAGACCACTTCCTGCGCGTCCTGCGGACGTTCCTGCAGGAGAAGGTCGATCCCGCGCTCATCGAGCGCACCGCCGTGATCCCGGACGAGGTGATCAAGGGCCTCGCGGCCATCGGCGCGTTCGGCATGACCATCGAGGAGGAGTACGGCGGGCTGGGGCTGAGCCATCTGTACTACTGCCGGGCGCTGGCTCTCGTGACCTCGTGCTCCCCCGCGCTGAGCGCGCTGCTGTCGGCGCACCAGTCCATCGGGGTGCCGCAGCCGGTGCGGCTGTTCGGCACCGAGGAGCAGAAGCAGCGCTTCCTGCCGAGGTGCGCGCGCGGGGAGATCTCGGCGTTCCTGCTGACCGAGCCGGACGTCGGCTCCGACCCCGCCCGCCTGTCGACGACCGCCGTACGGGACGGCGACGACTACGTGATCAACGGCGTCAAACTGTGGACGACAAACGGCGTCGTGGCCGACCTGCTGGTCGTGATGGCGCGCACCGGCGCCAAGATCTCCGCCTTCGTGGTCGAGGCCGACGCCCCCGGCATCACCGTCGAGCACCGCAACGCGTTCATGGGCCTGCGCGGCATCGAGAACGGCGTGACCCGCTTCCACCAGGTGCGCGTGCCGGCCGAGAACCTGGTCGGCCGCGAGGGGCAGGGCCTGAAGATCGCCCTCACGACGCTGAACACCGGGCGGCTGTCACTGCCCGCCACCTGCGTCGGCGCGGCGAAGTGGGCCACCAAGATCGCCCGCGAGTGGGGCCGGGCGCGGGTCCAGTGGGGGCGCCCGGTCGGCGAGCACGAGGCCGTCGCCCGGAAGGTCGCCTTCATCTCCGCCACCGCGTACGCGATGGAGTCGGTGGTGGACCTGGTCGGCCGGCTGGCCGACGACGAGCACAACGACATCCGCATCGAGGCCGCCCTGGCCAAGCTGTACGGCTCGGAGATGGGCTGGCAGGTCATGGACGAGCTGGTGCAGATGCGGGGCGGGCGCGGCTACGAGACCGCCGAGTCGCTGCACGCCCGCGGCGAGCGCGGCGTGCCGGTCGAGCAGATGCTGCGCGACCTGCGAATCAACCGCATCTTCGAGGGCTCGACGGAGATCATGCATCTGCTCATCGCCCGGGAGGCGGTGGACACCCACCTGTCGGTCGCGGGCGAACTCATCGACCCGAAGGCCGACCTGCGGGCCAAGGGCCGGGCGGCCACCCGGGCCGGCGCCTTCTACGCCAAGTGGCTGCCGGGGCTCGTGACCGGTCCGGGCCAGATGCCCACGTCGTACGCGGAGTTCGGCCCGCTGGCCCGGCACCTGCGGTACGTCGAGCGGACCAGTCGCAAGCTGGCGAGGTCGACGTTCTACGGGATGTCCCGGTGGCAGGGACGGCTGGAGCACCGGCAGGGGTTCCTGGCGCGGATCGTGGACATCGGCGCGGAACTGCTCGCGATCACCGCGGTCTGCGTGCGCGCGCAGGAGGACTCCGCCGAGTTCGGGCTCAAGCCGTACGAACTGGCCGACACCTTCTGTCACCAGGCCCGGGCACGGGCAGAGGCGCTGTTCGACCGGCTGTGGGAGAACACCGACGCGGAGGACGTACGGCTGGCCCGGCGGGTGCTCGACGGGCGGTACACGTTCATGGAGGAGGGGATCGTGGACCCGTCCCTGGAGGGGCCGTGGATCGCCTCGCAGCGCACCGGGCCGGCCACGTTCGACGACGTCCACCGCCGCATCGGCTGA
- a CDS encoding HAMP domain-containing sensor histidine kinase, with translation MSLRTRLLAGLLGVSAVLLVVLSLAGVLVLRGHLRTRLEGQVQAATVTAARRVVQDDPLAQALTGSTYAVAAYDMATGTAHLVSGDADNAAVVPGLTEALGRNRLLAYAAQGDTFDLDPGGENEMIAAAALSRSGLRLMVVAVPLDAVDDPVRHLLVSELATGGVLILLLAAGGRLLIAGGLAPLGKMARTAHLVAEGGDLSARMPEGPSEVGRLGAAINLMLDRIADAFRDRQASEDRVRRFATDASHELRTPLSTISGYAELYRAGAIPSDDLPKIMGRIEAEANRMGRLVGEMLELARLDRGTALALAETDLAQLAREVAADSAALDPAYPVTVDAPSSLVAVVDEARIRQVLVNLLGNVRAHTPEETKAIVRILRAPGAVTIQVSDTGPGMSLEQAERAFDRFQRGEDHLSGGAGLGLSIVKAIVEAHGGRCRIISSPGGGTAVHIGLPAVQKATGG, from the coding sequence ATGTCGCTGCGGACGCGGCTGCTCGCCGGGCTGCTCGGCGTGAGCGCCGTCCTGCTCGTCGTGCTCTCCCTCGCCGGTGTCCTCGTCCTGCGCGGGCACCTGCGTACGCGCCTGGAAGGGCAGGTGCAGGCGGCGACGGTCACGGCGGCGCGGCGGGTGGTCCAGGACGACCCGCTGGCGCAGGCGCTGACCGGCTCCACCTACGCCGTCGCCGCCTACGACATGGCCACCGGGACGGCCCATCTGGTCAGCGGTGACGCCGACAACGCCGCGGTGGTCCCCGGGCTGACCGAGGCGCTGGGCAGGAACCGGCTGCTGGCGTACGCGGCGCAGGGCGACACCTTCGACCTCGATCCCGGCGGGGAGAACGAGATGATCGCGGCGGCCGCGTTGTCCCGGAGCGGCCTGAGGCTGATGGTCGTCGCGGTGCCCCTGGACGCGGTCGACGACCCGGTGCGCCACCTTCTCGTCAGCGAACTGGCGACCGGCGGGGTGCTGATCCTGCTGCTGGCCGCCGGCGGACGGCTGCTGATCGCCGGTGGGCTGGCTCCCCTGGGCAAGATGGCGCGGACCGCCCACCTGGTGGCCGAGGGAGGGGATCTGTCGGCCCGCATGCCCGAGGGGCCGTCGGAGGTGGGCAGGCTCGGCGCCGCGATCAACCTCATGCTCGACCGGATCGCGGACGCCTTCCGGGACCGCCAGGCGTCGGAGGACCGGGTGCGCCGCTTCGCCACCGACGCCTCCCACGAGCTGCGCACCCCGCTCTCGACCATCTCGGGGTACGCCGAGCTGTACCGGGCGGGCGCGATCCCGTCCGACGACCTTCCGAAGATCATGGGGAGGATCGAGGCCGAGGCCAACCGGATGGGCCGCCTCGTGGGCGAGATGCTGGAGCTCGCGCGGCTCGACCGGGGCACGGCCCTGGCGCTCGCCGAGACCGACCTGGCGCAGCTGGCCCGGGAGGTCGCGGCCGACTCGGCGGCCCTCGACCCGGCGTACCCGGTGACCGTGGACGCTCCGTCCTCGCTGGTCGCGGTGGTGGACGAGGCCAGGATCCGCCAGGTGCTGGTCAACCTGCTCGGCAACGTACGGGCGCACACCCCCGAGGAGACCAAGGCCATCGTACGGATCCTGCGCGCCCCCGGCGCGGTGACGATCCAGGTGTCGGACACCGGCCCCGGCATGAGCCTGGAGCAGGCCGAGCGCGCCTTCGACCGGTTCCAGCGGGGGGAGGACCATCTGTCGGGCGGTGCGGGGCTCGGCCTGTCGATCGTGAAGGCCATCGTTGAGGCGCACGGCGGCCGGTGCCGGATCATCTCCTCCCCCGGCGGAGGCACGGCCGTACATATCGGGCTCCCTGCGGTGCAAAAGGCTACTGGCGGGTAG
- a CDS encoding response regulator transcription factor: protein MSETRILVVEDEPNIRDIVEVALRFHGFTVTAVGTGAAAIDEVGRDQPDLVVLDVMLPDIDGFEVCRRIRVDGVHPPVIFLTARDAVADTVRGLGLGGDDYVTKPFSVEALVARIRAVLRRTTVPAAAERGQGPTLRVADLELDEARWEVRRGGVPVDLSPTEFRLLAFLMSNAGLVLTKRRLLEEVWGYGGSSQVLETYISYLRRKLDPLGPPLIHTQRGIGYALRPPQGS, encoded by the coding sequence ATGAGTGAAACCAGAATCCTCGTCGTGGAGGACGAGCCGAACATCAGAGACATCGTGGAAGTCGCCCTGCGGTTCCACGGTTTCACAGTGACGGCCGTCGGCACCGGGGCGGCGGCGATCGACGAGGTCGGCAGGGATCAGCCCGACCTGGTCGTCCTCGACGTCATGCTGCCCGACATCGACGGCTTCGAGGTGTGCCGGCGGATCCGCGTGGACGGCGTCCATCCCCCGGTGATCTTCCTCACCGCCCGCGACGCGGTCGCCGACACCGTGCGCGGGCTGGGCCTCGGCGGGGACGACTACGTGACCAAGCCCTTCTCCGTCGAGGCGCTGGTCGCCCGGATCCGTGCGGTGCTGCGCCGTACGACCGTGCCCGCCGCGGCCGAGCGGGGCCAGGGGCCGACCCTCCGGGTGGCCGACCTCGAGCTCGACGAGGCGCGGTGGGAGGTGCGCCGCGGCGGCGTGCCGGTGGACCTGTCACCGACCGAGTTCCGCCTGCTGGCGTTCCTGATGTCCAACGCCGGGCTGGTGCTCACCAAGAGGCGCCTGCTGGAGGAGGTCTGGGGCTACGGCGGGAGCTCCCAGGTGCTCGAAACGTACATCTCCTACCTGCGGCGCAAGCTCGACCCACTCGGGCCGCCGCTGATCCACACCCAGCGCGGCATCGGGTACGCGCTGCGCCCGCCCCAGGGTTCCTGA
- a CDS encoding class I SAM-dependent methyltransferase: protein MSGYDRVVQPAAGDEALENHLGGDEAKNYRQYEFDMVAPHVGRSLLEIGSGLGHFAEQFLPRLDRLVVSDFDPYCVEQLRKRFTDRDDVSVLQFGLPTRIPLDDPVDTVVMMNVLEHIEEDAEALRSLARVTAPGGRIIIWVPGYMQLYGDFDRKVGHVTRYTPATLRKTVTDAGLGVEVLKPINFLGGIAWWAAVRRGGVGYPDPRLVKIYDRTVVPATRFIERFVTPPFGQTVFCVARVPR, encoded by the coding sequence ATGTCTGGGTATGACCGAGTAGTCCAGCCAGCCGCCGGTGACGAGGCTCTGGAGAACCACCTCGGCGGCGACGAGGCCAAGAACTACCGGCAGTACGAGTTCGACATGGTCGCGCCGCACGTCGGGCGGTCGCTGCTGGAGATCGGCTCGGGGCTCGGGCACTTCGCGGAGCAGTTCCTGCCGCGTCTGGACCGGCTCGTGGTGAGCGATTTCGATCCCTACTGCGTGGAGCAGCTGCGGAAGCGGTTCACCGACCGCGACGACGTGTCGGTGCTGCAGTTCGGCCTGCCGACGCGGATTCCGCTGGACGACCCGGTCGACACGGTCGTGATGATGAACGTCCTGGAGCACATCGAGGAGGACGCCGAGGCGCTGCGGTCCCTGGCCAGGGTGACCGCCCCCGGCGGCCGGATCATCATCTGGGTGCCGGGCTACATGCAGCTTTACGGGGACTTCGACCGCAAGGTGGGACACGTCACCCGCTACACCCCGGCCACGCTCCGCAAGACGGTCACCGACGCCGGTCTCGGCGTCGAGGTGCTCAAGCCGATCAACTTCCTCGGCGGCATCGCCTGGTGGGCGGCCGTGCGGCGCGGCGGCGTGGGCTACCCCGACCCCCGGCTCGTCAAGATCTACGACCGGACCGTGGTGCCGGCGACCCGGTTCATCGAGCGGTTCGTCACCCCGCCGTTCGGCCAGACCGTGTTCTGCGTCGCCCGCGTCCCGCGATAA
- a CDS encoding RNA polymerase sigma factor, producing the protein MDDDEAVTRALAGDLGAYEALVTRYSTIAHRTASLLGAGDEAEDVVQEAFVRAFRHLRSFRRDASFRPWFLRIVANVTHDLTRSRGRRSDLAVRLGRERDPDGPDDPESAAVGADGRSRLYEAVRRLPDGEREAVVCRYFLQLSEAETAEVLGVRLGTVKSRTFRALRRLREEVGREHL; encoded by the coding sequence ATGGACGACGACGAGGCTGTCACCCGCGCGCTGGCCGGTGATCTCGGCGCCTACGAGGCGCTGGTCACCCGCTACAGCACGATCGCCCACCGTACGGCGAGCCTGCTCGGCGCGGGCGACGAGGCCGAGGACGTCGTCCAGGAGGCGTTCGTCAGGGCGTTCCGTCACTTGCGGAGCTTCCGCAGGGACGCGTCGTTCCGCCCGTGGTTCCTGCGGATCGTGGCCAACGTGACCCACGACCTCACCCGGTCGCGTGGCCGCCGCTCCGACCTCGCCGTACGGCTGGGCCGGGAGCGGGACCCGGACGGGCCGGACGACCCGGAGAGCGCGGCTGTGGGCGCCGACGGCAGGAGCCGCCTGTACGAGGCGGTGCGGCGGCTGCCGGACGGGGAACGCGAAGCGGTGGTGTGCCGGTATTTCCTGCAGTTGTCCGAGGCGGAGACGGCCGAGGTTCTCGGCGTACGGCTCGGCACGGTGAAGTCGCGGACGTTCCGGGCACTGCGACGCCTGCGGGAGGAGGTGGGCCGTGAGCATCTCTGA
- a CDS encoding adenosine deaminase, whose product MARPLDTLPKAHLHLHFTGSMRHSTLIELARDQGVHLPDALVQDWPPKLRATDERGWFRFQRLYDIARSVLRRPEDVYRLLREAAEDEAREGSRWLEIQVDPSGYAQRFGGLTETLELMLDATEKAARAAGIGMAVTVAANRTRHTLDARTLARLAVRYEGRGVVGFGLSNDERRGRARDFEHAFRIARRAGLLAVPHGGELLGAASVAECLDELSADRIGHGVRAAESPRLMERLADRQVTCEVCPLSNVGLGVVERPEDVPLRRLFEAGVPIALGADDPLLFGARLLPQYELAREVYGFADAEIAELARQSIRSSTAPEPVRKELLAEIDAWLAAPA is encoded by the coding sequence ATGGCACGCCCACTCGACACGCTCCCCAAGGCACACCTGCACCTGCACTTCACCGGTTCCATGCGGCACTCGACGCTCATCGAGCTCGCAAGGGATCAGGGCGTCCATCTGCCCGACGCGCTGGTGCAGGACTGGCCGCCGAAACTGCGGGCGACCGACGAGCGGGGCTGGTTCCGGTTCCAGCGGCTGTACGACATCGCGCGGTCGGTGCTGCGCCGCCCGGAGGACGTCTACCGGCTGCTGCGCGAGGCCGCCGAGGACGAGGCCAGGGAAGGCTCGCGCTGGCTGGAGATCCAGGTCGACCCGTCCGGGTACGCGCAGCGTTTCGGCGGACTGACCGAGACCCTTGAGCTGATGCTCGACGCGACGGAGAAGGCGGCGCGGGCGGCGGGGATCGGGATGGCGGTGACCGTGGCCGCCAACCGCACCCGGCACACGCTCGACGCCAGGACGCTGGCCCGGCTCGCGGTGCGGTACGAGGGCCGGGGCGTGGTGGGCTTCGGGCTGTCCAACGACGAGCGGCGGGGCCGGGCCAGGGACTTCGAGCACGCCTTCCGCATCGCGAGGCGCGCGGGCCTGCTCGCCGTGCCGCACGGAGGCGAACTGCTGGGAGCGGCGAGCGTCGCCGAGTGCCTCGACGAGCTGTCCGCCGACCGGATCGGGCACGGGGTGCGCGCGGCCGAGTCGCCCCGGCTGATGGAACGGCTGGCCGACCGGCAGGTCACCTGCGAGGTGTGCCCGCTGTCGAACGTCGGGCTGGGGGTCGTCGAGCGGCCGGAGGACGTGCCGCTGCGACGGCTGTTCGAGGCGGGGGTGCCGATCGCGCTCGGCGCCGACGACCCGCTGCTGTTCGGCGCCCGGCTGCTGCCGCAGTACGAGCTCGCCAGAGAGGTGTACGGCTTCGCCGACGCGGAGATCGCCGAGCTCGCCCGGCAGTCCATCCGGTCGTCGACCGCCCCCGAACCGGTCAGGAAGGAGCTCCTGGCCGAGATCGACGCCTGGCTCGCCGCTCCCGCCTGA
- a CDS encoding SigE family RNA polymerase sigma factor, protein MTDEDEAAFDEFLAARSTALLRTAILVCGASAADAEDMVQSALEKVYRHWPRIRHDNPEAYARRVVVNGAISKARRRRVIREIAFAQPPETPVESPDLGLREVLVAELRKLPARMRAVLVLRYWEDLSEAETAALLGCSVGTVKSQAARGLARVRARMENLEGASA, encoded by the coding sequence ATGACCGATGAAGACGAGGCGGCCTTCGACGAGTTCCTGGCCGCGCGCAGCACCGCCCTCCTGCGCACCGCGATCCTCGTCTGCGGCGCCTCCGCCGCCGACGCCGAGGACATGGTCCAGAGCGCGCTGGAGAAGGTCTACCGCCACTGGCCGCGCATCCGCCACGACAACCCGGAGGCGTACGCGCGGCGGGTCGTGGTGAACGGCGCGATCAGCAAGGCCAGGCGGCGCAGGGTGATCCGGGAGATCGCCTTCGCCCAGCCGCCGGAGACGCCGGTGGAGTCGCCCGACCTCGGGCTGCGGGAGGTGCTGGTCGCCGAACTCAGGAAACTGCCGGCCCGCATGCGGGCCGTGCTGGTCCTCCGCTACTGGGAGGACCTGTCGGAGGCCGAGACCGCCGCGCTGCTCGGCTGCTCGGTCGGCACCGTCAAGAGCCAGGCCGCGCGCGGCCTCGCCCGCGTACGCGCACGCATGGAGAACCTGGAAGGAGCGTCGGCATGA
- a CDS encoding PASTA domain-containing protein has protein sequence MNVEEALRDAMAAQVAGVHAPPSLGQSVRRRSRRTTVRFRTAGAAVLTAAVAVGVPVALTARPGADPIVGGLAGPGTGAGAGVTTPVPATPSETGSGDTVAVPVGVVPDVVGKSAGDVMTLLDNAGFTVRIVKVVTGDAPEGTVIAQMPAPGTTAPAGAAVMITVATAVVSTSDTTPDAQTSWTPQDLGDLGNGRTLGGVHVGYLPRELEWGKWSGKDGFGTESYTTSWVEPGLEPGVYSIQLIVYRKEAASLLAKRLRGYAAQGAKPVDVDGRRAYLVSLSEGGDRITDGGTRTITWTLASGVGIEVMMSPDYEAKLGRAAADRELRKIAAGVALDR, from the coding sequence ATGAACGTCGAGGAGGCGCTGAGGGACGCGATGGCCGCGCAGGTCGCCGGTGTGCACGCGCCGCCGTCCCTGGGCCAGTCGGTGCGGCGGCGCAGCCGCCGCACCACCGTCCGGTTTCGTACGGCGGGAGCCGCCGTGCTCACCGCGGCGGTCGCGGTGGGGGTGCCCGTGGCGCTGACCGCCCGGCCCGGCGCCGACCCGATCGTCGGCGGCCTCGCCGGACCGGGAACCGGGGCCGGTGCCGGCGTCACCACTCCGGTGCCGGCGACCCCGTCCGAGACCGGCTCCGGTGACACGGTCGCCGTACCCGTGGGCGTCGTCCCCGACGTGGTCGGCAAGAGCGCCGGGGACGTCATGACCCTCCTGGACAATGCCGGATTCACGGTGCGGATCGTGAAGGTCGTCACCGGCGACGCCCCGGAGGGGACGGTCATCGCGCAGATGCCGGCTCCCGGCACGACCGCGCCCGCCGGGGCGGCGGTCATGATCACGGTCGCGACGGCGGTCGTTTCGACGTCCGACACCACGCCGGACGCGCAGACCTCGTGGACGCCGCAGGACCTCGGCGACCTCGGGAACGGCCGGACGCTCGGCGGCGTCCACGTCGGTTACCTGCCCAGGGAACTCGAATGGGGCAAGTGGTCCGGCAAGGACGGGTTCGGCACCGAGAGCTACACCACGAGCTGGGTGGAGCCGGGGCTGGAGCCCGGCGTGTACAGCATCCAGCTGATCGTCTACCGGAAGGAGGCGGCGAGTCTGCTCGCGAAGCGGCTGAGAGGCTACGCCGCGCAGGGCGCCAAGCCGGTCGACGTCGACGGCAGGAGGGCGTACCTGGTCAGCCTGTCGGAGGGCGGCGACCGGATCACGGATGGGGGCACCCGCACGATCACGTGGACGCTCGCTTCCGGCGTCGGGATCGAGGTGATGATGAGCCCCGACTACGAGGCGAAGCTCGGCCGGGCCGCGGCCGACCGGGAACTGCGGAAGATCGCCGCCGGAGTCGCCCTCGACCGCTGA